Proteins from one Listeria weihenstephanensis genomic window:
- a CDS encoding RNA polymerase sigma factor gives MPENDAALYERIGQGDKAALEGLYDQYHKLVFSFAYRMTGNKELAEEVVQEVFMKIWVKPGLYDPSKGKFASWLLTVTRNLSIDLMRKQKEVPYELQEEREKLADDEPTPDEILEWKEKKEILKQAIGHLKENQQEMIHLFYFNGYSQQKIADHFGIPLGTVKGRLRLALQHLRSALDANGERRDLDERA, from the coding sequence ATGCCTGAAAATGATGCTGCCCTTTATGAACGTATTGGGCAAGGCGATAAAGCGGCGCTGGAAGGACTCTATGATCAGTATCACAAATTAGTGTTTTCTTTTGCGTACCGAATGACGGGGAATAAAGAGTTGGCGGAGGAAGTCGTGCAGGAGGTTTTCATGAAAATTTGGGTGAAGCCAGGTTTGTATGATCCTTCGAAGGGGAAATTCGCATCGTGGTTGTTGACGGTGACGCGAAATCTTAGCATCGACCTCATGCGTAAACAGAAAGAAGTGCCTTATGAACTGCAGGAGGAGCGGGAAAAATTAGCGGATGATGAGCCGACTCCAGATGAAATATTGGAATGGAAGGAGAAAAAAGAGATTTTGAAGCAAGCTATCGGACACTTGAAGGAAAATCAGCAGGAAATGATTCACTTGTTTTATTTTAACGGCTATTCGCAGCAGAAAATTGCGGACCATTTTGGGATACCGCTCGGGACTGTGAAGGGAAGGCTGAGGCTAGCGCTACAGCATTTGCGGAGTGCGCTGGATGCTAATGGAGAGAGGAGGGATTTGGATGAGCGAGCGTGA
- a CDS encoding class F sortase produces MKIFLTSITAIVAIIILAFALHPFAMEEEPTIQVKHDEQPAKGKITSRIAEFPIYAKQQREIDEIRTAKQKKQTGIIPLRLEIPAIQVDTAVIQVGKTADGQMEVPDNTVQTGWYDPGYKPGGQGKAVIAGHVDSKQGPAVFFYLKELQAGDKILLTDKAGRKLTFAVQTKKSYLAEKAPIDQIFGSSTDRLLNLITCTGTFDTERRTHIDRLVVTAKLVNDSAMKKEIPKPPTNVKRIGDTITWHANRAPDVIGYRVYQVEGKKKVKIASVATTERKSVVAKAGDGKKFVVVSVNSDGVASSDSEIVE; encoded by the coding sequence ATGAAAATTTTTCTAACGAGTATCACTGCGATTGTAGCGATTATAATTTTGGCATTCGCGCTACACCCATTTGCAATGGAAGAAGAGCCTACGATCCAAGTAAAACACGACGAACAACCCGCGAAAGGGAAAATTACAAGTCGAATCGCCGAGTTTCCAATCTATGCAAAACAACAACGGGAAATTGATGAGATCCGAACCGCGAAACAGAAAAAACAAACAGGCATCATTCCACTGCGGCTCGAAATACCAGCGATTCAAGTAGATACAGCAGTGATACAAGTTGGAAAAACAGCGGATGGCCAGATGGAAGTTCCGGATAATACTGTTCAAACGGGTTGGTATGATCCAGGCTACAAACCAGGCGGTCAAGGAAAAGCGGTCATTGCAGGGCATGTAGATAGCAAGCAAGGACCAGCTGTATTTTTCTATCTGAAAGAACTACAAGCAGGCGATAAAATTTTGCTAACAGATAAAGCAGGCCGAAAATTAACATTTGCCGTTCAAACTAAAAAAAGTTATCTAGCTGAAAAGGCGCCGATTGATCAGATATTTGGTTCATCGACAGACCGGTTGCTGAATCTCATCACATGCACAGGAACATTTGACACCGAACGGCGCACACACATTGATCGGTTAGTGGTGACGGCTAAACTAGTAAACGACAGCGCGATGAAAAAAGAAATACCGAAACCTCCAACGAATGTGAAACGCATAGGTGATACAATTACGTGGCATGCTAATCGAGCGCCGGATGTCATTGGGTATCGAGTTTATCAGGTAGAAGGTAAGAAAAAAGTGAAGATAGCAAGTGTAGCGACAACAGAGCGGAAGAGTGTTGTGGCTAAAGCAGGAGATGGGAAGAAGTTTGTTGTGGTTTCGGTGAATAGTGATGGTGTGGCGTCGAGTGATTCGGAGATTGTGGAGTGA
- the lysS gene encoding lysine--tRNA ligase, with protein sequence MSNENHEELNDQLIVRREKLDTLRAAGVDPFGAKFVRTISPEEIVTQYEGKTKEELEEDAIEVSVAGRIMTKRVKGKVGFTHIQDRFHQVQIYIRKDGVGEEAYDIFKLADLGDIVGVKGTIFLTNTGELSVKATEFTMLSKSLRPLPDKFHGLKDVEQRYRQRYLDLITNNESQQRFVMRSKIMKYTRNYLDNIGYLEVETPVLHTIAGGAAAKPFITHHNALDMQLYLRIALELHLKRLIVGGMDKVYEIGRVFRNEGVSTRHNPEFTMLETYASFENFEDIMDLVEGLISTVCQQLHGTTVITYGEEQIDLTPNWTRLHMVDAVKQYTGVDFWNVETTEDARILAKEHNVPITEHMTYGHILNEFFEVFVEEKLIQPTFIYGHPIEISPLAKTNKEDSRFTDRFEVFIVGREHGNAFSELNDPIDQRQRFEAQVSEREHGNDEAHSMDEEFLEALEYGLPPTGGLGIGMDRLVMLLTNAPSIRDVLLFPTMKPRD encoded by the coding sequence ATGTCCAATGAGAACCATGAAGAATTAAACGACCAGTTAATCGTGCGTCGTGAAAAATTAGATACACTACGAGCGGCAGGAGTAGATCCGTTTGGTGCCAAGTTCGTCCGTACAATCAGTCCAGAAGAAATTGTAACCCAATATGAAGGCAAAACAAAAGAAGAACTAGAAGAGGACGCGATAGAAGTATCTGTTGCAGGGCGTATTATGACGAAGCGTGTAAAAGGAAAAGTTGGTTTTACACATATTCAAGATCGTTTCCACCAAGTTCAAATTTATATTCGTAAAGATGGAGTTGGGGAAGAAGCCTACGATATATTCAAATTAGCAGATTTAGGCGATATCGTCGGCGTTAAAGGAACGATTTTCCTAACTAATACTGGCGAATTATCTGTTAAAGCAACAGAATTCACAATGCTAAGCAAATCTTTGCGCCCGCTACCTGATAAATTTCACGGCTTAAAAGATGTAGAACAACGATACCGTCAACGTTACCTGGATCTAATCACAAACAATGAAAGCCAACAACGCTTCGTGATGCGCAGTAAAATCATGAAATATACGCGTAACTATTTAGATAATATTGGATACCTAGAAGTAGAAACTCCAGTCCTACACACTATTGCGGGAGGCGCGGCGGCTAAACCTTTCATAACGCATCATAATGCATTAGACATGCAATTATACCTTCGTATAGCGCTAGAACTACACCTGAAACGCCTAATTGTAGGTGGAATGGATAAAGTGTATGAAATTGGCCGAGTATTCCGTAACGAAGGAGTATCCACACGCCATAACCCAGAATTCACAATGCTAGAAACATATGCATCCTTTGAGAATTTTGAAGATATCATGGACTTAGTAGAAGGTTTGATTTCAACAGTGTGCCAACAATTACATGGTACAACCGTTATCACATATGGTGAAGAACAAATAGATCTAACACCTAATTGGACCCGTCTACATATGGTAGATGCCGTAAAACAATATACAGGAGTTGACTTCTGGAACGTCGAAACAACAGAAGACGCGCGTATTTTAGCAAAAGAACACAATGTTCCAATAACAGAGCATATGACATATGGTCACATTCTTAATGAATTTTTCGAAGTATTCGTTGAAGAAAAGCTTATTCAGCCTACCTTCATATACGGTCACCCGATAGAAATATCACCGTTAGCTAAAACAAATAAAGAAGACTCTCGTTTCACAGACCGCTTTGAAGTATTTATAGTAGGTCGCGAGCACGGCAATGCCTTCTCGGAATTAAATGACCCAATCGATCAACGTCAACGCTTCGAGGCACAAGTCTCAGAACGCGAACACGGTAACGATGAGGCTCATAGCATGGACGAAGAGTTCCTAGAAGCGTTAGAATATGGATTGCCACCAACAGGAGGACTAGGTATAGGAATGGATAGATTGGTAATGCTTCTAACCAACGCACCATCGATTAGAGATGTCCTACTGTTCCCGACAATGAAACCGAGAGATTAA
- the folK gene encoding 2-amino-4-hydroxy-6-hydroxymethyldihydropteridine diphosphokinase, which yields MHNAYLSIGTNIGNRQENLENALKALNAKSTITIDKVSSVYETDPVGFEDQEAFLNIAVAIQTTLDQETLLQKGLAIESELGRVRLIRWGPRLIDIDLLLYDDIIQQTETLELPHPRMTERAFVMIPLQEIASTIAEPLLREDVLADQGINKTDIELIW from the coding sequence GTGCATAACGCATATTTATCAATAGGAACTAATATTGGAAATCGCCAAGAAAATCTAGAAAACGCACTGAAAGCACTAAACGCGAAGTCAACCATAACTATCGATAAAGTGTCGAGTGTATATGAAACCGATCCGGTAGGCTTCGAAGATCAAGAAGCGTTTCTAAATATTGCGGTAGCTATTCAAACGACATTAGACCAAGAAACACTACTGCAAAAAGGCTTAGCGATAGAATCCGAATTGGGACGAGTACGGCTTATTCGCTGGGGACCACGCCTGATCGATATCGACTTACTTCTATATGATGATATTATTCAACAAACCGAAACATTGGAACTGCCACATCCGCGAATGACTGAGCGAGCATTTGTAATGATTCCGCTTCAAGAAATCGCGTCAACCATCGCAGAACCACTTTTGCGAGAAGATGTTTTAGCGGATCAAGGAATTAACAAGACAGACATCGAATTAATCTGGTAA
- the folB gene encoding dihydroneopterin aldolase, giving the protein MDKIYLNELAFYGYHGVMPEENTLGQTFIISLTLGLSTEKAGKSDEVDDTVSYADVYETVKEIAENKRFKLIEALAETIATTILAEYPLLNETTVKVIKPNPPIPGHYHSVAVEITRARSVKGA; this is encoded by the coding sequence GTGGATAAAATTTATTTAAACGAATTAGCTTTCTATGGTTATCATGGCGTGATGCCTGAAGAAAATACACTTGGTCAAACCTTCATCATCTCACTGACGCTAGGTTTATCAACAGAAAAAGCGGGAAAGAGTGATGAGGTAGACGATACAGTAAGTTATGCAGACGTCTACGAAACAGTAAAAGAGATTGCGGAAAATAAGCGATTTAAACTTATCGAGGCACTCGCAGAAACAATCGCGACAACAATTTTAGCCGAGTATCCTCTATTAAACGAAACAACAGTAAAAGTCATTAAGCCAAATCCGCCAATCCCAGGCCATTATCACTCGGTGGCAGTAGAAATCACACGCGCAAGGAGTGTCAAAGGTGCATAA
- the dusB gene encoding tRNA dihydrouridine synthase DusB has protein sequence MWKIGDVPIKNRVVVAPMAGISNSAFRLTVKEFGAGLVCCEMISDKGIAQRNAKTLDMLYIDEKEKPLSLQIFGGEKDILVEAAKFVSENTTADIIDINMGCPVNKIIKCEAGAKWLLNPDKVYDMVAAVVDAVDKPVTVKMRIGWDDEHVFAVENAQAAERAGASAIAMHGRTRQQMYEGEADWNVLAEVKKNISIPFMANGDVQTPEDAKAILEQTGADGVMIGRAALGNPWMIYRTVHYLETGELLPEPEPRAKIETALLHLRRLIAIKGEKIAVREFRQHAAYYLKGARGSTRAKVAANQATEYTEMEAILRGFVDQYEEKALTKQ, from the coding sequence ATGTGGAAAATTGGCGATGTCCCCATTAAAAATAGAGTCGTCGTTGCACCGATGGCGGGAATCTCGAATTCCGCGTTCCGACTAACGGTCAAAGAATTCGGCGCAGGACTTGTATGTTGCGAGATGATAAGCGATAAAGGGATCGCTCAACGTAACGCTAAAACACTCGACATGCTCTACATCGATGAAAAAGAAAAACCGCTAAGCTTGCAAATTTTTGGCGGGGAAAAAGACATATTGGTCGAAGCTGCGAAATTCGTTTCAGAAAACACGACCGCTGACATCATCGACATCAACATGGGCTGCCCTGTAAACAAAATTATAAAATGTGAAGCAGGGGCCAAATGGCTTCTAAATCCCGATAAAGTATACGACATGGTTGCGGCGGTGGTTGATGCTGTTGATAAGCCGGTAACCGTAAAAATGCGCATCGGTTGGGATGATGAGCACGTATTCGCCGTTGAAAATGCCCAGGCAGCCGAACGCGCAGGAGCAAGCGCCATCGCAATGCACGGTCGTACCCGCCAGCAAATGTACGAAGGGGAAGCAGATTGGAACGTCCTAGCCGAAGTCAAAAAGAACATTTCAATCCCATTCATGGCAAATGGCGACGTTCAAACACCCGAAGATGCCAAAGCAATCCTTGAACAAACTGGAGCAGACGGCGTTATGATTGGCCGCGCAGCATTAGGTAACCCCTGGATGATCTACAGAACAGTTCACTACCTAGAGACAGGCGAATTACTCCCAGAACCAGAGCCACGCGCAAAAATCGAAACCGCCTTACTTCACTTACGCCGTCTCATCGCAATAAAAGGTGAAAAAATTGCCGTCCGTGAATTCCGACAGCATGCAGCCTACTATCTAAAAGGCGCACGTGGAAGCACCCGAGCAAAAGTTGCTGCTAACCAAGCAACAGAATATACCGAAATGGAAGCAATTCTAAGAGGCTTTGTCGATCAATACGAAGAAAAGGCATTAACTAAACAATAA